ACGCGCGAGGAGGGCTTCGGCGCTGAGGTCAAACGCCGGATCCTGCTCGGCACGTACGCGCTCTCGGCGGGCTACCACGACAAGTACTACGAGAAGGCGCAGGACGCCCGCGCGTGGGTCCGGCAGGACTTCGAGGCGGCGTTCGAGGACGTGGACGTGATCGCCTCGCCGACGATGCCGGTCCTCCCGTTCGAGCTCGGCGAGAGCCTCGACGACCCGCTCCGGATGTACCTCGCCGACGCGAACACGACCCCGGCCAACCTCGCGAACCTCCCCGCGATATCGGTGCCCGCGGGCGAGGCCGACGGCCTCCCCGTCGGGCTGCAGCTCGTCGGCCCGAAGTTCGGCGAGGAGACGATCGTTCGCGCCGCGAGCGCGGTCGAGGAGCGATGAGCCTCACGGACGAGGAGCGCGAGCGGCTCGCCGACGTGGTCCGCCTCCAGCCGACGAAGAACGGCGAGCTACAGGACGCGTGGGAGATGGAGAGCGGCAGCGAGGTCCACGGCTACCTCGAAGACCACCTGAAGGAGTACTACTACCGCGACGACGACAGCCTGATCCGCACGACCGCGGAGGCGAACGACCTCGTCGACGTCGAGCCGGGCGTCGAACCCGACGCGGTCGCGAAGGGCGGCGTGCCGGAGCGGATCAGCGTCCCGGAACTGGAGGCGCGGGTCGTCGAGGTGCTCGCCGGCCCGGACGAGCGCTCGCAGTCGGTCGTCAGCGTGCTCAACGCGCTCCGGGAGGCGTACGACGACGACCCCGGGGTCGACGCGGTGCGGCGCGCGCTCCGCAGCCTCGAACGCAAGAACGTCGTCGAGGTCGTCTACCGGACCGTCCCGACGTTCCGGCTGGCGGTCGCGCGCGACGAGATCACGGTCGAGATCAGCGAGTAGGAGGCCGTTGGCGGTGAGCGGCCGCCGACACGACTTTGTACCACGCCGGAGACGGTTCGGCCGATGGCCGACGACGCGACCCTCAGCGAGCGGTTCCGCGAGAACGCGAGCGGCATCGCCGCGACGACCGTGACCGGGGTCTGGCTCGCCGCGCTCCTCGCCGACTTCGGCTGGTGGCTCCCGTTCATGCTGTTCGGGTACATCGTGATCGTCCCCGTCGTCTCGATGCTATTCGACGAGGAGTCCGAGTTGATCCACGTCGAGTCGGAGTCCGGCTCGGTCCGGGTCGAACGCGGGGAGGGGGCGGGGCGCGACGAACGACGCAGCGAGGACACCGCCGACGCGCTGGAGCGGCTGCGGACGCG
This genomic stretch from Halorubrum hochsteinianum harbors:
- a CDS encoding DUF5797 family protein, with translation MSLTDEERERLADVVRLQPTKNGELQDAWEMESGSEVHGYLEDHLKEYYYRDDDSLIRTTAEANDLVDVEPGVEPDAVAKGGVPERISVPELEARVVEVLAGPDERSQSVVSVLNALREAYDDDPGVDAVRRALRSLERKNVVEVVYRTVPTFRLAVARDEITVEISE
- a CDS encoding SHOCT domain-containing protein — its product is MADDATLSERFRENASGIAATTVTGVWLAALLADFGWWLPFMLFGYIVIVPVVSMLFDEESELIHVESESGSVRVERGEGAGRDERRSEDTADALERLRTRYAEGDLTDEQFERKLDRLLATETPEDAAEWTERNREAKRDREAVRDPEVERER